One genomic region from Haloferax litoreum encodes:
- a CDS encoding DUF7120 family protein, protein MPVVEVNLPDELLVEFEQLVDEEFISEEQAVEELLSMGMDAYGAPVDDEGGVQSDFVQSAQNNLFDTAGDPGGLDDDVL, encoded by the coding sequence ATGCCCGTCGTTGAGGTCAACCTCCCGGACGAACTGCTCGTCGAATTCGAACAACTCGTGGACGAAGAGTTCATCAGCGAAGAACAGGCCGTCGAAGAACTCCTCTCGATGGGGATGGACGCCTACGGTGCCCCCGTCGACGACGAGGGCGGTGTCCAGTCGGACTTCGTCCAGAGCGCCCAGAACAACCTGTTCGACACCGCCGGTGACCCCGGTGGACTCGACGACGACGTACTCTAG
- a CDS encoding right-handed parallel beta-helix repeat-containing protein — protein MVPESNGVQKEDDESLLGRRTYLKLGGATLAALALGTGSASAESHPYTLIVDGTDTSESTEYVFEVSETIQKISSSSTDSSSDTVSDGRVEGSVTDGVDAYEFSGNITSFSFDGPAVVKCGESIEQTAQHTIEIISTEDPSELTYEFTTTDEITKIFNDTRNSAETKNDQISQNSDGTWTAQGYTGNGYGDSFKFKGELSEFSPTTGPFKLLVDGQEVDPSEFGSETSEPTDDSTPTGPAIGGGDGYPNTVAPSEADFLVSSTRELVSAFDDASSGDVVYVEGGAEIDVGRRELTVPRGITLASDRGINGAEGGLIKTDHSPWAMLEVQDDVRITGLQVGGPRWDWVEADDTELGIDARGSNIEIDNVNGFGWGYAAIRSNDDTHIHHCHLHHNPREGHGYGVATEGSDNPIIEYNLFDHNRHSVQGNGGGYTIRYNHVKADAISHVFDQHRPGGTTMKIYNNTVEAVYDELEDEKVPAVAIRGVPDDIADIHDNWFYNPVEPRDNPSGWTNEAIIQVHTDEWRNVSFNNNHYGSSEPSSDIGCPR, from the coding sequence ATGGTACCCGAAAGCAACGGCGTGCAGAAGGAAGACGACGAGTCCCTCCTCGGAAGACGAACCTACCTGAAGCTTGGCGGCGCAACCCTGGCGGCACTCGCCCTCGGTACGGGCAGTGCGAGCGCAGAGAGCCACCCGTACACGCTCATCGTAGACGGGACGGACACCTCCGAGTCGACCGAGTACGTGTTCGAGGTTTCAGAGACGATTCAGAAGATATCCTCCAGCAGCACTGATTCGTCCTCTGACACCGTCTCCGACGGCCGCGTCGAAGGCTCGGTCACCGACGGTGTCGACGCCTACGAGTTCTCCGGCAACATCACGAGTTTCAGTTTCGACGGTCCTGCAGTCGTGAAGTGTGGGGAGAGCATCGAGCAGACCGCCCAGCACACCATCGAGATTATCTCGACCGAAGACCCCTCCGAACTCACCTACGAGTTCACGACGACGGACGAGATTACGAAGATATTCAACGACACGCGGAACTCGGCGGAGACGAAGAACGACCAGATTTCGCAGAACTCCGACGGTACTTGGACCGCACAGGGCTACACCGGCAACGGCTACGGTGACTCGTTCAAGTTCAAGGGCGAACTCTCCGAGTTCAGCCCCACCACCGGCCCGTTCAAACTTCTCGTCGACGGCCAAGAGGTCGACCCGTCCGAATTCGGTTCCGAGACGTCCGAACCGACCGACGACTCGACCCCGACCGGTCCTGCAATCGGTGGTGGCGACGGCTACCCCAACACCGTCGCACCGTCCGAGGCCGACTTCCTCGTCTCCTCTACGCGCGAGTTAGTCTCTGCGTTCGACGACGCGTCGAGCGGCGACGTGGTCTACGTCGAAGGTGGCGCAGAAATCGACGTCGGTCGGCGTGAACTGACCGTCCCACGCGGTATCACGCTCGCGTCCGACCGTGGTATCAACGGTGCCGAGGGTGGCCTCATCAAGACCGACCACAGTCCGTGGGCGATGCTCGAAGTCCAGGACGACGTCCGCATCACCGGCTTGCAGGTCGGTGGCCCACGCTGGGACTGGGTCGAAGCAGACGACACCGAACTCGGCATCGACGCTCGCGGTTCCAACATCGAAATCGACAACGTCAACGGGTTCGGCTGGGGGTACGCTGCGATTCGTTCGAACGACGACACGCACATCCACCACTGTCACCTCCACCACAACCCCCGCGAGGGTCACGGGTACGGTGTCGCAACGGAAGGATCTGACAACCCCATCATCGAGTACAACCTCTTCGACCACAACCGCCACAGCGTCCAGGGTAACGGCGGTGGCTACACCATCCGTTACAACCACGTGAAGGCAGACGCCATCTCGCACGTGTTCGACCAGCACCGGCCGGGTGGTACGACGATGAAGATTTACAACAACACGGTCGAGGCCGTCTACGACGAACTCGAAGACGAGAAAGTTCCTGCCGTCGCCATCCGCGGCGTGCCGGACGACATCGCGGACATCCACGACAACTGGTTCTACAACCCTGTCGAACCTCGGGACAACCCGAGTGGATGGACGAACGAGGCCATCATCCAGGTCCACACGGACGAATGGCGCAACGTCTCGTTCAACAACAATCACTACGGGTCGTCTGAACCGTCCTCGGACATCGGTTGCCCGAGATAA
- a CDS encoding alkaline phosphatase family protein encodes MDDRTQSSLTTLLIGLDAACIEVLDPLFEDDSLPNLQRLFEEGVYGPLESQVPPWTASAWPSLYTGVNPGKHGVFGFLSFDGYDADVVNATDVRQRTLWELLDYHGLRSVVVNVPVTAPPRPFDGALIPGYVGPEDPPCHPAGLLDDVRAEIGEYRVYPNDPEGRGDDAYLELIRMRGDAFRYLADRFDPDFGFVEFQQTDTVFHERPGDLELVHAVYEAVDEQIGLILEATSPENVFVVSDHGMGQYDKYEFRVNEFLRDEGYVSVRHGGSGMPSWVSIQKRGLEKGQFEADDDASLDVMNSAMTVAARFGLTTQRITSVLQKLGLAEYVARVVPTDVKRAGTTQVDFPSSRAYMRDLIELGIRINLEGREPDGRVPQDAYEDVRRELISALKAVETPDGELLFEDVAPREEYFHGPEAHNAVDIVLVPSNYDHYLSAQLYGEQFGDPTESWNHKRWGVVAASGPAIDSHAPLGDAHLFDVTPTILATYGLPPDEEMDGNPLPIVDAQTPIRYPPFEPVERVETNDTEVEDRLANLGYLE; translated from the coding sequence ATGGATGACCGGACGCAGTCGTCGCTCACGACCCTTCTTATCGGTCTCGACGCGGCCTGCATCGAGGTACTAGACCCACTGTTCGAGGACGATTCACTCCCGAACTTGCAGCGACTCTTCGAAGAGGGGGTGTACGGACCGCTCGAATCGCAGGTCCCCCCGTGGACTGCCAGCGCGTGGCCGTCACTGTATACCGGTGTAAACCCCGGAAAACACGGCGTATTCGGATTTCTCTCTTTCGACGGCTACGATGCAGACGTGGTAAACGCGACCGACGTTCGCCAGCGGACCCTGTGGGAACTCCTCGACTATCACGGCCTCCGAAGTGTCGTGGTCAACGTCCCGGTGACTGCTCCCCCGAGGCCGTTCGACGGAGCACTCATCCCTGGGTACGTCGGCCCCGAAGACCCACCCTGTCATCCTGCTGGACTCCTCGACGACGTTCGGGCAGAAATCGGCGAGTACAGAGTCTACCCCAACGACCCGGAGGGCCGGGGAGACGACGCGTATCTCGAACTCATTCGGATGCGCGGGGACGCCTTCAGATACCTCGCCGACCGGTTCGACCCGGACTTCGGTTTCGTCGAGTTCCAACAGACGGACACCGTCTTCCACGAACGACCCGGTGACCTCGAACTCGTCCACGCCGTGTACGAAGCGGTGGACGAGCAAATCGGCTTGATTCTCGAGGCGACGTCGCCCGAGAACGTCTTCGTCGTGAGCGACCACGGAATGGGACAGTACGACAAATACGAATTCCGCGTCAACGAGTTCCTCCGAGACGAGGGATACGTGTCTGTCCGACACGGTGGGTCGGGGATGCCTTCGTGGGTCTCGATACAAAAACGCGGCCTCGAGAAGGGGCAGTTCGAAGCAGACGACGACGCGTCGCTGGACGTGATGAACTCGGCGATGACTGTCGCCGCACGGTTTGGTCTGACGACCCAGCGAATCACGAGTGTCCTTCAGAAACTCGGACTCGCCGAGTACGTCGCTCGCGTCGTCCCTACGGACGTCAAGCGAGCGGGGACCACACAGGTGGACTTCCCATCTTCGCGCGCGTACATGCGAGACCTGATCGAACTCGGGATTCGAATCAACCTCGAAGGGAGGGAACCCGACGGAAGGGTTCCACAGGACGCGTACGAAGACGTTCGCCGCGAGTTAATTTCCGCCCTGAAGGCCGTCGAGACGCCGGACGGTGAACTCCTCTTCGAGGATGTCGCCCCCCGGGAGGAGTATTTCCACGGCCCTGAAGCGCACAACGCGGTCGATATCGTCCTCGTCCCGTCGAACTACGACCACTACCTGAGTGCCCAACTGTACGGCGAGCAGTTCGGCGACCCGACAGAGTCGTGGAATCACAAGCGCTGGGGAGTGGTTGCGGCGTCTGGTCCGGCTATCGACTCGCACGCACCACTTGGTGATGCGCACCTGTTCGACGTCACACCGACGATTCTCGCGACGTACGGCCTCCCACCCGACGAAGAGATGGACGGCAACCCGCTCCCCATCGTCGACGCGCAGACACCGATTAGGTATCCTCCGTTCGAACCGGTCGAACGGGTGGAGACGAACGACACCGAGGTGGAAGACCGCCTCGCGAACCTTGGCTATCTGGAGTAA
- a CDS encoding DegT/DnrJ/EryC1/StrS family aminotransferase encodes MFIPLDPNFKLRWIGKPDPPHPSWVDDPDWVPRGHKQVYAHARTGLYAILDALGTDGGTVMLPAYLPESAVWPFREHGYEIVYYPISEHLTYPEQEIEALIHQVAPDVVLFVHYLGFADPSFDSLAQTASSSGAIVIEDCARGLFSRDEDGKLLGTTGDAAVFSAHKTLPAPFGGIVVTRTHRLEPPVSAASETKELLRLAGMWSVNHLNVRRHLRRLNGRATPRPFEEDLSEVLPMPNTSWPPLAPGRLSRIGLHHAYPLRVRSERSGRYNTLRLSLLDIEGIEVLTPAAHDTACPYGVAIRVGEGPVVRNQVYNAIRSAGLPAERYIWGLKGDGSYIEQFPRATHLRESIIVLPTHQQLPWESLPLFGECIEEVLDEKPTRSTTSSEELSKHA; translated from the coding sequence ATGTTCATTCCGCTCGACCCCAACTTCAAACTCAGGTGGATTGGAAAACCCGACCCACCGCACCCGTCGTGGGTGGACGACCCCGATTGGGTCCCACGAGGACACAAACAGGTGTACGCGCACGCACGGACAGGACTCTACGCAATCCTGGACGCTCTCGGTACAGACGGGGGGACAGTAATGCTCCCGGCGTATCTCCCGGAGAGCGCCGTCTGGCCGTTCCGGGAACACGGCTACGAAATCGTCTATTATCCGATTTCAGAGCACCTCACGTACCCAGAGCAGGAAATCGAAGCGCTCATCCATCAGGTAGCACCCGACGTCGTCCTCTTCGTCCACTACCTTGGGTTCGCCGACCCATCTTTCGACTCGCTTGCACAGACTGCCAGTTCGAGTGGTGCCATCGTCATCGAAGACTGCGCACGAGGGTTGTTCAGTAGAGACGAAGACGGGAAACTTCTCGGGACCACCGGAGATGCCGCAGTCTTCAGTGCGCACAAGACACTCCCCGCACCGTTCGGTGGCATCGTCGTCACTCGAACACATAGACTCGAACCGCCTGTGTCGGCAGCGTCCGAAACGAAGGAACTTCTCAGACTGGCCGGGATGTGGTCGGTCAACCACCTCAACGTTCGGAGACACCTTCGTCGCTTGAACGGGCGAGCGACTCCGCGACCATTCGAAGAAGACCTCTCCGAAGTCCTACCGATGCCAAATACCTCGTGGCCCCCCCTCGCACCGGGAAGACTCTCGCGAATCGGACTCCACCACGCCTACCCACTACGTGTTCGGTCAGAGCGAAGCGGGAGATACAACACGCTCCGCTTGAGTCTCCTCGACATCGAGGGAATCGAGGTGTTGACACCTGCGGCACACGACACGGCGTGTCCGTACGGGGTCGCAATCCGCGTGGGAGAGGGGCCGGTGGTACGGAACCAGGTCTACAACGCGATTCGAAGTGCTGGACTCCCCGCAGAGCGGTATATCTGGGGACTCAAGGGCGATGGTTCGTACATCGAACAGTTCCCGAGAGCGACGCACCTCCGAGAATCGATTATCGTTCTTCCGACACACCAGCAACTTCCGTGGGAGTCGCTCCCGCTCTTCGGGGAATGTATCGAAGAAGTGCTCGACGAAAAGCCGACTCGGTCGACGACGAGTTCGGAAGAACTGTCGAAGCACGCCTGA
- a CDS encoding NAD-dependent epimerase/dehydratase family protein, producing the protein MNAPISDQTVLVTGGAGFIGSHLVDALHRTNEVRVLDDFSSGHRDNLPSDVTLIEGNILNDRAVRTATDGVDVIFHEAAVVDVGASVERPLETHDVNCTGGLTILDRARDEDARVVVASSAAVYGQPTRIPVSEDDPLRPTSPYGLQKVALDRYATMYHDLYGLETVALRYFNVYGRRGEASQYSGVIDAFVRRSLEGDPLVIFGDGTQTRDFVHVDDVVQANLLAATTDNVGTAYNIGTGDSVSIRDLASTIVELTDRPTPVQFEPARPGDIAESEADITRARRDLGFEPTVSLRNGLGRIVSERKKRPTGYE; encoded by the coding sequence ATGAACGCCCCGATTTCGGACCAGACGGTTCTCGTCACGGGTGGCGCGGGTTTCATCGGGAGCCACCTCGTCGACGCCCTCCATCGGACCAACGAGGTCCGCGTCCTCGACGACTTCTCCAGTGGCCATCGGGACAACCTCCCGTCTGACGTGACACTTATCGAAGGAAACATCCTCAACGACCGCGCGGTCCGGACCGCGACGGACGGTGTGGACGTCATCTTCCACGAAGCGGCAGTCGTAGACGTCGGCGCTTCGGTCGAACGTCCACTCGAGACACACGACGTGAACTGCACTGGGGGACTCACCATCCTCGACCGGGCGCGAGACGAAGACGCACGCGTGGTCGTCGCGTCGAGTGCGGCAGTGTACGGTCAACCGACTCGCATCCCCGTCTCAGAAGACGACCCACTCAGACCGACCTCACCGTACGGCTTACAGAAAGTCGCCTTGGACCGGTACGCGACGATGTACCACGACCTGTACGGTCTCGAGACGGTCGCACTTCGGTATTTCAACGTGTACGGCCGACGAGGAGAAGCGAGTCAGTACAGTGGTGTCATCGACGCCTTCGTGCGACGGTCGCTCGAAGGTGACCCACTCGTCATCTTCGGCGACGGAACCCAAACCCGTGACTTCGTCCACGTCGACGACGTAGTGCAGGCGAACCTTCTAGCAGCGACGACAGACAACGTTGGGACGGCGTACAACATCGGGACTGGCGACAGCGTCTCGATTCGCGACCTAGCATCGACCATCGTGGAACTCACCGACCGCCCCACGCCGGTACAGTTCGAACCTGCTCGACCGGGAGACATCGCGGAGAGCGAAGCCGATATCACTCGCGCACGACGAGACTTGGGGTTCGAACCCACGGTGTCGCTTCGGAACGGCCTCGGACGAATCGTAAGCGAACGCAAAAAACGCCCGACAGGGTACGAGTGA
- a CDS encoding oligosaccharide flippase family protein, with translation MSRNLMKGFLSIFSAKVITSVVSIATLPLIVRVLGPGGYGDFAFLLSVFSVLMIFISSGVTGGVQKFVAEERDEPNWKASVIWFYFKLAVVLAAIGFLGLVAVTGSGAVERLFGPDFVLYFYLLAVFVIAAQFREFCNRTLLGLGLEQFSEPIRVLNKLLWISVGIGLAVFYDGGVAGFLFGNILGDTVAAILGLFVINRYVPLRTVFGSVASKLSERQLLTFNVLNIALVLLVMSLYHIDVIMIRMFLGNDETGYYKAALALAEYMWFVPIVLQSLLLHSTSSLWSSGEHERVSRMSARITRYTALLTIVMAIGIAVLADRFVPYYFGADFLPVVAPLIYLLPGALGFAIARPIYAISQGNGNLKPLIFATGGAALLNLVLNFILIPEYGIIGAAVATSIGYGSMFGLHVVSARYIGYDPLGDFRAVRIGATVLVSAPVIYLMDTAISSDLVALVVVPLLGGAFYFVAALGTGALSVDELLGILAALPSPFRKWSKTIEAWID, from the coding sequence ATGAGTCGAAACCTGATGAAAGGGTTTCTGTCGATATTTAGCGCCAAAGTGATAACGTCAGTCGTCTCTATCGCGACACTCCCACTCATCGTCCGCGTTCTGGGACCGGGCGGGTACGGTGACTTCGCCTTCCTGTTGTCGGTGTTCTCTGTGCTGATGATTTTCATCAGTTCGGGAGTGACCGGTGGCGTCCAGAAGTTCGTCGCCGAAGAGCGAGACGAACCGAATTGGAAAGCGAGCGTCATCTGGTTCTACTTCAAACTCGCAGTCGTCCTCGCGGCAATCGGCTTCCTCGGACTCGTCGCCGTGACAGGGTCCGGCGCCGTAGAGCGTCTCTTCGGACCGGACTTCGTCTTGTACTTCTACCTGCTGGCTGTCTTCGTCATCGCGGCACAGTTCCGCGAATTCTGTAATCGGACGCTGTTAGGACTCGGACTCGAACAGTTCTCGGAGCCGATTCGTGTGTTGAACAAACTCCTGTGGATTAGCGTCGGCATCGGACTCGCCGTGTTCTACGACGGTGGCGTGGCAGGATTCTTGTTCGGAAATATCCTCGGCGATACTGTCGCCGCGATACTTGGACTCTTCGTCATCAACCGATACGTTCCGTTGAGAACCGTCTTCGGGAGTGTCGCGTCGAAACTCTCCGAGCGTCAGTTGCTCACGTTCAACGTCCTCAACATCGCCCTCGTCCTCTTGGTCATGTCGTTGTACCACATCGACGTCATCATGATTCGCATGTTCCTCGGCAACGACGAGACAGGGTACTACAAAGCCGCACTCGCGCTCGCAGAGTACATGTGGTTCGTGCCAATCGTCCTCCAGTCCCTGCTGCTCCACTCGACGTCCAGTCTCTGGTCCAGTGGGGAACACGAGCGAGTCTCCCGTATGTCTGCCCGGATTACGAGGTACACCGCACTGCTGACTATCGTGATGGCCATCGGTATCGCCGTCCTCGCAGACCGTTTCGTCCCGTACTACTTCGGTGCCGACTTCCTGCCGGTGGTCGCACCCCTCATCTACCTCCTCCCCGGAGCACTCGGGTTCGCAATCGCACGCCCCATCTACGCTATCAGTCAGGGGAACGGGAACCTCAAACCGCTGATTTTCGCTACTGGTGGGGCCGCACTGTTGAACCTCGTGTTGAATTTCATCCTCATACCAGAGTACGGTATCATCGGTGCGGCGGTGGCGACGAGTATCGGGTACGGGTCGATGTTCGGCCTGCACGTAGTGAGTGCCAGATACATCGGCTACGACCCACTCGGCGACTTTCGTGCGGTTCGTATCGGGGCGACTGTCCTCGTCTCGGCACCGGTCATCTACCTCATGGACACGGCGATTTCGAGTGACCTCGTCGCGCTCGTCGTCGTTCCACTCCTCGGTGGGGCCTTCTACTTCGTCGCCGCACTCGGAACCGGGGCACTGAGCGTCGACGAGTTGCTCGGGATTCTCGCAGCGCTCCCATCCCCCTTCCGGAAGTGGTCGAAGACCATCGAGGCGTGGATAGACTGA
- a CDS encoding lipid II:glycine glycyltransferase FemX: MSIEIIEAEWDELDAWDDYVERSPMANVFHQSDALRIQERHSNSTLHPLVGKKGQEVVGIFPVFQKEKGPFSGVFSPPPPLWVPRLGPALLNVDDLRQRKLESTANGFIEGCNSWIRENLQRNYMQVRTEAALTDVRPFKWDGGDVTPEYTYVLDITPDEDDLLMRFTSDARKNIRNVDTDEHDFTVEEGGVEEVKRILRQVTERYEEQGEGFNMPTEFAVDLYESLPEGQIRPYVFRYEGTYVSGMLTYEYKDRVFRWHGGVRPDIDVGLSVNELLDWHIIRDAKSRGVTHYDLVGAGNARLNLYKTKYNPDLELFFSVRSGSRGMKTVVDLYRNVL, from the coding sequence ATGAGCATCGAAATCATCGAAGCAGAGTGGGACGAACTCGATGCGTGGGACGACTACGTCGAACGGTCGCCGATGGCGAACGTGTTCCATCAATCCGACGCACTCCGTATCCAAGAACGACACTCGAACTCGACGTTACACCCACTCGTCGGGAAGAAAGGACAGGAAGTCGTCGGAATCTTCCCCGTGTTCCAGAAGGAAAAGGGCCCGTTCTCGGGTGTGTTCTCTCCCCCACCGCCGTTGTGGGTCCCTCGACTTGGCCCGGCACTGCTGAACGTCGACGACCTGCGTCAGCGAAAACTCGAGAGCACTGCGAATGGCTTCATCGAGGGTTGTAACTCCTGGATTCGCGAGAACCTCCAGCGAAACTACATGCAGGTCCGAACGGAGGCAGCGCTCACCGACGTTCGGCCGTTCAAGTGGGACGGCGGGGACGTGACGCCGGAGTACACGTACGTCCTCGACATCACGCCGGACGAAGACGACCTGCTCATGCGGTTCACGAGCGATGCGCGAAAGAACATTCGCAACGTGGACACCGACGAACACGACTTCACTGTCGAGGAAGGTGGTGTCGAAGAGGTAAAGCGAATCCTCCGGCAGGTGACCGAGCGATACGAAGAACAAGGAGAGGGATTCAACATGCCCACCGAGTTCGCCGTCGACCTGTACGAGTCGCTTCCCGAGGGACAGATTCGACCATACGTCTTCCGCTACGAGGGGACGTACGTCTCGGGGATGCTCACGTACGAGTACAAAGACCGGGTGTTCCGGTGGCACGGAGGCGTTCGTCCGGATATCGACGTTGGACTCTCGGTGAACGAACTCTTGGACTGGCACATCATTCGAGACGCCAAGTCACGGGGTGTCACGCACTACGACCTCGTCGGTGCCGGGAACGCCCGACTCAATCTGTACAAGACGAAGTACAACCCCGACCTGGAACTCTTCTTCAGCGTGCGCTCGGGGTCACGAGGCATGAAGACTGTCGTGGACCTCTACCGGAACGTTCTGTAG
- a CDS encoding lipid II:glycine glycyltransferase FemX, which translates to MSTLDVHVYSSIDAVSEGQWNNVVTQSDQGSVFHRHEWLRAVEDTLPYTPRHVVVTKSGNPIAVFPNFVTDIDLPTGAALVENLGFVPNFLSEAASTSRLFEEQPLKRLISATPGYGGPVVTTDETESLDLMFDTLARVNGRNILFHTIKAKDPSYMRYGKYLAKHGYEPKLTDCRFELHLTDEWEDIERRMDKERRKSLRKAHENDVSVHEAELTAAEITATHEAYIENMERVRGHTYPLSFFETVASALPERMKIFVAEANGDEIGRYVHFLDDEQETMIYYFSAIGDVSNFDYYPAELLHEHAIKWGKENGYRYYDFGSTGSTYTDGIFKAKEKYGGRPVPTLQWDKGQSPGLWHLYKFARTAYRKTAY; encoded by the coding sequence ATGAGTACCCTCGACGTACACGTATACAGCAGCATCGACGCAGTATCCGAAGGACAATGGAACAACGTTGTCACGCAGTCAGACCAAGGCAGTGTGTTTCACCGCCACGAGTGGTTACGGGCCGTCGAAGACACACTCCCGTACACACCACGTCACGTCGTCGTGACGAAGAGTGGAAACCCAATCGCGGTGTTCCCCAACTTCGTGACCGACATCGACCTTCCGACGGGGGCGGCGTTGGTCGAAAACCTCGGATTCGTTCCGAACTTTTTGAGCGAAGCAGCCTCCACGTCACGATTGTTCGAGGAACAACCGCTCAAGCGGTTGATATCGGCGACCCCGGGATACGGTGGCCCCGTCGTCACCACGGACGAAACCGAGTCGCTCGACTTGATGTTCGATACACTCGCGCGGGTGAACGGCCGCAACATCCTCTTCCACACGATAAAGGCCAAAGACCCGAGTTACATGCGATACGGAAAGTACCTCGCGAAGCACGGGTACGAACCGAAACTGACCGACTGCCGGTTCGAGTTGCACCTCACCGACGAGTGGGAGGACATCGAACGGCGGATGGACAAAGAGCGACGAAAGTCGCTTCGGAAGGCACACGAGAACGACGTCTCCGTCCACGAGGCAGAACTGACGGCGGCGGAAATCACTGCCACACACGAGGCGTACATCGAGAACATGGAGCGTGTTCGCGGTCACACCTACCCACTTTCGTTCTTCGAAACCGTCGCGTCGGCCCTCCCCGAGCGAATGAAGATATTCGTCGCGGAGGCCAACGGCGACGAAATCGGCCGGTACGTGCACTTCCTCGACGACGAACAGGAGACGATGATATACTACTTCTCGGCTATCGGTGACGTGTCAAACTTCGATTACTACCCGGCGGAACTCCTCCACGAACACGCCATCAAGTGGGGCAAAGAGAACGGCTATCGGTACTACGACTTCGGAAGTACCGGTTCGACCTACACTGACGGTATCTTCAAGGCGAAAGAGAAGTACGGCGGTCGGCCGGTCCCGACGCTCCAGTGGGACAAGGGACAGTCTCCGGGCCTCTGGCACCTGTACAAATTCGCACGAACAGCGTACCGAAAGACGGCCTACTGA
- a CDS encoding two-component system sensor histidine kinase NtrB codes for MTDRGGETAEKTDNGRHQLQFRSFKQAVEHAGHSIVITDENGVIEYVNPAFEEITGYAKEEVVGKTPRILKSGEHDDDFYRRLWETVLAGDVWHAELVNERKEGERFTVDQTIAPILDDGGTVERLVAVNRDITERTKLEQQLKQQRDRLDVLNQVVRHDVRNDLQLVVAYAEMLEDHVDDTGRAYLDNVETSAANAVELTRTARELADVMLKPESDKTAVSLDEAIENQVEDADAAHAAAEVGVSGSLPDVSVEADDMLPSVFRNLLQNAIQHNDKDVPRVAVTAATNENSVSVRVRDNGPGIQDARKDEIFGKGEKGMESPGTGLGLYLVGMLVDQYGGSVEVHDAEPDGSVFEVTLPLA; via the coding sequence GTGACCGATAGGGGCGGAGAGACCGCTGAGAAAACCGATAATGGGCGACACCAGTTACAGTTCCGAAGTTTCAAACAGGCGGTCGAACACGCTGGTCACTCGATAGTCATCACCGACGAGAACGGAGTCATCGAGTACGTGAACCCCGCGTTCGAGGAGATTACGGGCTACGCGAAGGAGGAAGTCGTCGGAAAGACGCCTCGAATCTTGAAGTCGGGCGAACACGACGACGACTTCTACCGACGCCTCTGGGAGACGGTCCTCGCCGGCGACGTGTGGCACGCCGAACTCGTGAACGAGCGAAAAGAGGGCGAACGGTTCACCGTCGACCAGACGATTGCACCGATACTCGACGACGGGGGCACCGTCGAACGACTCGTCGCCGTCAACCGTGACATCACCGAGCGAACGAAACTCGAACAGCAGTTGAAACAACAGCGCGATAGACTCGACGTACTCAATCAGGTCGTTCGCCACGACGTCCGAAACGACCTCCAGTTGGTCGTCGCGTACGCCGAGATGCTCGAAGACCACGTCGACGACACCGGTCGTGCGTACCTGGACAACGTCGAGACGAGTGCAGCGAACGCCGTGGAACTCACCCGGACTGCGCGCGAACTCGCCGACGTGATGCTCAAACCGGAGTCAGACAAGACGGCCGTCTCGCTCGACGAGGCTATCGAGAATCAAGTCGAGGACGCCGACGCTGCCCACGCGGCGGCCGAAGTTGGCGTCTCTGGGTCGCTTCCGGATGTCTCAGTCGAAGCGGACGACATGTTACCGTCAGTGTTCAGAAACCTCCTCCAGAACGCCATCCAACACAACGACAAAGACGTTCCCCGGGTCGCGGTCACCGCGGCGACGAACGAGAACTCCGTCTCCGTTCGGGTCCGTGACAACGGGCCGGGGATTCAAGACGCCCGCAAAGACGAGATATTCGGGAAAGGCGAAAAGGGGATGGAAAGCCCCGGAACGGGATTGGGTCTGTACCTCGTCGGCATGCTCGTCGACCAGTACGGCGGGTCAGTCGAGGTTCACGACGCGGAACCGGACGGGAGCGTGTTCGAGGTCACGCTCCCTCTCGCGTGA